One candidate division WOR-3 bacterium DNA segment encodes these proteins:
- a CDS encoding tetratricopeptide repeat protein, with the protein MPSGRNLCLPLFLFLGILLAGCAYFNTFYNAQQYFREGMRLKSEGNAGQAQSKFDRSIEKSALVINHYPRSRWVDDALYLIGRAYFEKGEYARAVKSFEQLELVFPRSRYVPEAKLYHAVALIRNNQPGAGRMLLEIVKQRYPMLKAAASYHAAVYEIEQGDIKEGIDSLLKFIRKFPKSQHYLPALRLLADACQQTGRYAEAVEWYQRYQLQESNPRKRTEAGARLAQCLLLDKKYADALKAAREFRGRYPDLDEELNLIIAKALSALGRDEEAVAVLVNISSSNTRGAEAAFLLGKYYEQRREFVRARAYYDTARLRRADSEWGVMATKRAALLQAITSETTSVSPSATALFLLAEIHNLNLAEYDSAMTIYQRVADSFPQTELAPKALLAKAWILLRVKQDSANAVPVLNRIIASYPKTEYARAAQEWLAKITLKAKQQ; encoded by the coding sequence ATGCCAAGCGGCCGGAATTTGTGCCTGCCCCTGTTTCTATTTCTCGGAATCCTGTTAGCCGGTTGTGCCTACTTTAATACCTTCTATAATGCCCAGCAGTATTTCCGGGAGGGTATGAGGCTGAAATCGGAGGGAAACGCAGGTCAGGCACAGTCCAAATTTGACCGTTCAATTGAAAAATCAGCACTGGTGATCAACCATTATCCCCGGTCCCGCTGGGTTGATGATGCGCTCTATCTGATCGGCAGGGCTTATTTTGAAAAAGGTGAGTATGCCCGGGCTGTAAAATCATTTGAGCAGCTGGAACTTGTGTTCCCAAGATCAAGATATGTACCCGAGGCAAAACTCTATCACGCGGTCGCACTGATTCGCAACAATCAGCCAGGTGCCGGCAGAATGCTTCTTGAAATAGTAAAACAGCGCTATCCGATGCTGAAGGCAGCTGCAAGTTACCATGCGGCAGTTTATGAAATTGAGCAGGGGGATATTAAAGAGGGCATCGACTCACTGCTGAAGTTCATTAGAAAATTTCCTAAATCTCAGCATTATCTCCCGGCACTCCGTCTGCTGGCAGACGCCTGCCAGCAGACGGGCCGTTATGCTGAGGCGGTCGAATGGTATCAGCGGTATCAATTGCAGGAATCCAATCCCCGGAAACGAACTGAAGCTGGTGCCCGGCTTGCCCAATGCCTGCTTCTGGACAAAAAATATGCCGATGCGCTCAAAGCAGCCCGGGAGTTCCGGGGCCGATATCCGGATCTGGATGAAGAGTTGAATCTGATAATAGCCAAGGCTCTCTCTGCTCTGGGGCGGGATGAGGAGGCGGTCGCGGTTCTGGTCAACATTTCAAGCAGCAACACCCGGGGGGCAGAGGCAGCATTTCTCTTGGGCAAGTATTACGAACAGCGCCGGGAATTTGTCCGTGCCCGTGCATATTATGATACTGCCCGGCTGCGTCGGGCTGATTCTGAATGGGGTGTTATGGCTACCAAACGTGCCGCTCTTCTGCAGGCAATCACCTCGGAAACTACCAGCGTCAGCCCCTCGGCAACCGCCCTGTTTCTTTTGGCAGAAATTCACAACCTGAACCTGGCAGAATATGATTCGGCAATGACGATCTACCAGCGGGTCGCCGATTCATTTCCCCAGACCGAACTTGCACCCAAAGCCCTGCTGGCGAAAGCCTGGATCCTCCTCCGGGTAAAACAAGACTCTGCAAATGCGGTACCGGTGCTGAATCGTATCATCGCCAGTTATCCGAAAACCGAATATGCCCGGGCAGCCCAAGAATGGCTGGCGAAGATCACTTTAAAAGCTAAGCAGCAGTGA
- a CDS encoding dihydroorotate dehydrogenase electron transfer subunit has protein sequence MNPATSIPASIIRKTKLTSEIFSLWVKPENSGPAPAPGQFYGIKPPDNADLLLRRPISVADTKNGKLRFIIRIAGKGTAALVRLPAGAKIDILGPLGRPAPLVYNKNVLLCGGGVGIAPLFYLARILAPSNRITTIIGARRAEDLILVKDFRALGARVLISTEDGKRGIKGVLTDLVPRILDKIPEPVIYTCGPREMLKKIDEIAGNLPVWGFLEERMGCGTGICYCCGIRKKTGGYLRICREGPVVNLKEVDL, from the coding sequence ATGAATCCCGCTACCTCTATACCCGCCAGCATTATCAGAAAGACCAAACTCACCTCAGAAATCTTCTCTTTGTGGGTCAAACCGGAAAACTCCGGACCTGCTCCAGCCCCCGGCCAATTTTACGGAATAAAACCGCCTGACAATGCGGACCTGCTTCTGCGCCGGCCGATTTCTGTCGCCGACACAAAAAATGGCAAACTCCGATTCATAATCCGGATTGCTGGCAAGGGAACCGCAGCCCTTGTCCGACTCCCGGCCGGTGCCAAAATTGATATCCTCGGACCACTGGGCAGACCGGCACCACTCGTTTACAATAAAAATGTGTTACTGTGCGGTGGTGGGGTAGGCATCGCACCACTTTTTTACCTTGCTCGAATCCTCGCCCCCAGTAACCGGATTACAACGATCATCGGAGCCCGCCGGGCAGAGGACCTGATACTGGTAAAGGACTTCCGTGCGCTTGGTGCCCGGGTGCTGATCTCCACTGAAGACGGAAAAAGGGGCATAAAGGGGGTGCTGACCGACTTGGTTCCCCGTATTCTGGACAAAATACCCGAACCGGTAATCTACACCTGCGGTCCCCGGGAAATGCTCAAAAAGATTGATGAAATTGCCGGCAATCTGCCAGTCTGGGGGTTTCTGGAGGAACGGATGGGCTGTGGAACCGGTATCTGTTACTGCTGTGGTATCAGAAAGAAAACCGGCGGTTATCTGCGAATCTGCCGGGAGGGTCCGGTAGTGAACCTGAAAGAGGTTGATCTGTGA
- a CDS encoding dihydroorotate dehydrogenase, whose protein sequence is MNLEVILAGVKFRNPVIAASGTFGFGLEYRQIAQKLGGIVTKAITLQPRTGNPMPRIAEVCGGIVNSVGLENPGVQHFKTEILPHLRNLQSRLIVNIAGSKIDEFVQIAEMLEEDQITALELNLSCPNVREGGALLGQNPKMVTNLISAVRKCTRKLLIVKLTANFVDPAVTARAAEDSGADAVTVINTLFGLVLDENGLPLLGGRTGGISGPAIKPFALFCVDRVAAAVKIPVIGCGGIMNGQDAYEFLCAGAKMVQVGTANLITPNRSWKIVRELAAIFRLKKIGSTQKTAGKARCKNDPTDSGTKCCRN, encoded by the coding sequence GTGAATCTGGAGGTAATACTCGCCGGAGTAAAATTCCGCAACCCGGTCATCGCTGCTTCGGGAACATTCGGCTTTGGTCTGGAATACCGGCAAATTGCCCAAAAACTTGGCGGCATTGTCACCAAGGCGATAACACTTCAACCCCGGACCGGTAACCCCATGCCCCGAATTGCCGAAGTCTGTGGAGGCATCGTCAATTCGGTCGGGCTGGAAAACCCGGGTGTTCAGCATTTTAAGACCGAAATTCTTCCCCACCTCCGGAATTTACAATCCCGGCTGATTGTCAATATTGCAGGCTCCAAAATCGATGAGTTCGTTCAGATTGCAGAAATGCTGGAAGAAGATCAGATTACCGCTTTGGAACTTAACCTTTCCTGTCCGAATGTCAGGGAGGGCGGTGCCCTTCTGGGGCAGAACCCAAAGATGGTTACAAACCTTATATCCGCGGTGCGCAAATGTACCCGTAAACTGCTGATAGTAAAACTTACAGCCAATTTCGTCGATCCGGCTGTGACCGCTCGCGCCGCCGAGGACAGCGGTGCTGATGCTGTTACTGTCATTAATACCCTGTTCGGTCTGGTTCTGGATGAAAATGGCCTACCGCTGCTGGGGGGCAGAACCGGCGGCATTTCTGGTCCGGCAATCAAACCATTCGCCCTGTTCTGCGTTGATCGGGTTGCAGCAGCAGTTAAAATTCCAGTAATTGGTTGCGGCGGAATTATGAACGGCCAAGATGCATACGAGTTTCTCTGTGCCGGGGCAAAAATGGTGCAGGTTGGCACCGCAAATTTGATCACCCCCAATCGCAGCTGGAAAATTGTCCGCGAGCTTGCAGCTATCTTTCGCTTGAAAAAAATCGGCTCAACTCAAAAAACCGCTGGGAAAGCGAGGTGTAAAAATGACCCGACTGATTCTGGCACTAAATGTTGCCGGAACTGA
- the pyrF gene encoding orotidine-5'-phosphate decarboxylase → MTRLILALNVAGTDEARRLLELFGTRIDLYKIGIDLWVKCGPELVREFIAAGAGVFLDLKFSDIPSVVEKAVSAATELGVQMMTVHAMGGAEMMLAATRAARETSEQIGRQKPLVIAVTVLTSLDRTALTQITGFSQEVENRVLALAELAQSVGCDGVVASPREIRPLKKRCGPKFIVVTPGIRLKKEPDDDQQRFLTPQEAAQAGADYIVVGRPVYQAADPLTALEQIRAQIGR, encoded by the coding sequence ATGACCCGACTGATTCTGGCACTAAATGTTGCCGGAACTGACGAAGCGCGAAGATTACTTGAACTATTCGGCACCCGTATTGACCTCTATAAAATCGGTATCGATCTCTGGGTAAAATGCGGACCGGAACTCGTCCGCGAATTCATCGCCGCCGGCGCCGGGGTATTTCTTGACCTGAAATTCTCCGACATCCCTTCAGTAGTAGAAAAGGCGGTCAGCGCGGCAACCGAACTTGGTGTTCAGATGATGACCGTGCACGCCATGGGCGGGGCGGAAATGATGCTTGCCGCTACCCGCGCTGCCCGAGAAACTTCCGAACAGATCGGCAGACAGAAACCGCTGGTGATTGCGGTCACGGTTCTGACCAGCCTTGACCGCACCGCACTCACCCAGATTACCGGATTTTCCCAAGAGGTGGAAAACCGGGTGCTGGCGCTGGCAGAACTTGCCCAGAGTGTAGGCTGTGACGGAGTCGTAGCTTCTCCAAGAGAAATCCGCCCGCTGAAAAAAAGGTGCGGACCGAAATTCATTGTCGTAACTCCGGGAATTCGGCTAAAAAAGGAACCCGATGATGATCAGCAACGCTTCCTTACTCCTCAGGAAGCAGCACAGGCTGGCGCCGACTACATTGTGGTTGGCAGACCGGTTTACCAGGCGGCCGACCCTTTGACGGCACTTGAGCAAATCAGAGCCCAAATCGGGAGGTAA
- the pyrE gene encoding orotate phosphoribosyltransferase produces MENDLGTILRKYGVLRTGHFLLTSGLHSDRYFEKFRILEQPRLCELFARLIADHYRPAGATIVCGPTTGGAIIAYEVARQLDTRCIIAEKSETGRKIGRGFVVTPADRILIVDDVLTTGGSIRDTIAALQATGAGIVGIGVFINRSRGGSLPYPLFSAYSEPLNTYEPQHCPLCHRGLPLEIPGRSDKN; encoded by the coding sequence ATGGAGAACGACCTAGGTACAATTTTGCGAAAATATGGTGTCCTTCGAACCGGCCACTTTCTTTTGACATCCGGACTGCATTCAGACCGGTATTTTGAAAAATTCCGCATCCTTGAACAACCTAGGCTGTGTGAACTGTTTGCGCGGTTGATTGCAGATCACTATCGCCCAGCCGGAGCCACGATCGTCTGCGGCCCGACTACCGGCGGGGCGATCATCGCCTACGAAGTTGCCCGCCAACTTGATACCCGCTGCATCATTGCTGAAAAATCGGAGACCGGCAGAAAAATCGGCCGCGGCTTTGTAGTCACTCCTGCTGATCGGATTCTCATTGTCGACGATGTTCTGACTACCGGAGGCTCAATTAGAGATACGATCGCCGCGTTACAGGCGACTGGTGCCGGCATTGTCGGTATCGGAGTATTCATCAACCGCAGTCGTGGGGGTTCGCTGCCCTATCCACTCTTCAGCGCCTACTCCGAACCACTCAATACCTATGAACCTCAACACTGTCCCCTCTGTCATAGAGGACTGCCGCTGGAAATCCCGGGCAGATCGGATAAAAACTGA
- a CDS encoding OmpA family protein, producing MKTALKLTTLLLGIFLILAVGGCPKKCVKPVAEEPVVVEQPKEESVETAPKVTLNLQTIYFDFDKSEIRPGDAQILQRNADQIKQAVNQGQKFTVTIEGHCCPIGTSEYNMALGQRRAEAAKAYLVKLGVDGSILNTISYGEERLVTTDEAQYHLNRRCEFKVSEK from the coding sequence ATGAAAACAGCACTGAAACTCACTACCCTGCTGTTAGGTATCTTCCTCATTCTGGCTGTCGGCGGCTGCCCTAAAAAATGTGTTAAGCCGGTCGCCGAGGAACCGGTTGTTGTTGAACAGCCGAAGGAAGAATCAGTTGAAACAGCCCCCAAAGTCACTCTGAATCTGCAGACGATTTATTTTGACTTTGACAAATCGGAAATCCGGCCTGGCGATGCTCAGATTCTCCAGCGCAATGCTGACCAGATTAAACAGGCAGTCAATCAGGGACAGAAATTTACCGTTACGATTGAGGGGCACTGCTGTCCGATCGGGACTTCAGAATATAACATGGCGCTGGGTCAGCGCCGGGCAGAAGCGGCCAAGGCATATCTGGTGAAACTGGGTGTCGACGGCTCAATCCTCAACACCATTAGTTACGGTGAAGAACGGTTGGTTACAACAGATGAGGCTCAATATCATCTGAACCGGCGGTGTGAATTCAAGGTATCTGAAAAGTAA
- the ybgF gene encoding tol-pal system protein YbgF has protein sequence MQREYVRRGLLLDSINVQLRRIEQQQQLQYKELVQSRAEVLTLIEQLGNRIGEVDAELGDMEDRIERIGRRLGAWQGTLLADSLNSQPAITKVDSSVARIDPDVIYNTAYLDFTRTNYQVAITGFRRFIQLFPSSDLADNAQYWIGECFYSLNQLDSALTEFNRVREKYPNGNKVPAALYKMGLIYQLLGKGALAKTKFEEIVSGFPDSPEAKLAQERLKNWR, from the coding sequence GTGCAGCGCGAGTATGTCCGCCGTGGTCTGCTGCTGGATTCAATTAATGTCCAGCTCCGACGCATTGAGCAACAGCAGCAACTGCAGTACAAGGAACTTGTGCAATCCCGGGCTGAGGTGCTGACGCTGATTGAACAGCTGGGGAATAGAATCGGAGAAGTGGATGCGGAACTGGGAGATATGGAGGACCGGATTGAAAGGATTGGCCGGCGGTTAGGTGCCTGGCAGGGTACTCTGCTGGCAGATAGCCTAAACTCTCAACCCGCCATCACGAAGGTGGACAGCTCGGTAGCCCGCATCGACCCGGACGTGATTTACAACACCGCATATCTTGATTTCACCCGGACTAACTATCAGGTAGCAATTACCGGCTTCCGTCGGTTCATCCAGCTTTTTCCCTCAAGTGATCTTGCCGACAATGCCCAGTACTGGATCGGCGAATGCTTCTACTCATTAAATCAGTTAGACAGTGCCTTAACAGAATTTAACCGGGTCCGGGAAAAATATCCCAATGGTAACAAGGTGCCGGCTGCCCTTTATAAGATGGGACTGATCTACCAGCTGCTTGGTAAAGGTGCGCTGGCAAAGACTAAATTTGAAGAAATTGTTTCTGGATTTCCCGACAGTCCGGAGGCAAAACTGGCGCAGGAGCGCCTGAAAAACTGGCGCTGA
- a CDS encoding MotA/TolQ/ExbB proton channel family protein, with product MTNQSFFAPFLNAGLFAVIILSILLLMSIISWAIFFRKIRQFRRARSQTRALLENFNIRRELTSLSELSKLFPASPLVPLLTAAIEEWQVLRNEFSNHNREDNLNLLVPNITEAMERAASRTLEQLESSLPFLAITTMVAPFLGLLGTVQGVLRTFLSLRGAQLPTLQLIAPGISDALVTTVMGLLVAIPAALFYNYFVGQARNLEGEMDRFISELTGIFRLEACRVSSLENQNTDAK from the coding sequence ATGACAAACCAGAGTTTCTTTGCCCCGTTTCTCAATGCCGGTCTTTTTGCCGTGATCATCCTCAGCATTCTCTTGCTGATGTCGATCATTTCGTGGGCGATCTTCTTTCGCAAAATCCGCCAATTCCGCCGGGCACGTTCCCAAACCCGTGCCTTGCTGGAGAATTTCAATATCCGTCGTGAGTTAACCAGCCTTTCCGAGCTCTCAAAACTCTTTCCGGCATCGCCGCTCGTTCCGCTCCTGACCGCAGCCATTGAAGAATGGCAGGTTCTCAGGAACGAATTTTCCAACCACAACCGTGAAGACAATCTGAATCTGCTCGTACCAAACATCACTGAAGCTATGGAACGGGCAGCTTCCCGAACCCTTGAACAGCTTGAAAGTTCATTGCCATTTCTGGCAATCACCACCATGGTAGCACCTTTTCTCGGCCTGTTGGGTACGGTCCAGGGGGTACTGAGAACATTCCTTTCGCTGCGAGGCGCTCAGCTTCCGACTCTACAATTGATCGCACCGGGCATATCGGACGCACTGGTGACAACAGTAATGGGACTTTTGGTAGCAATACCTGCTGCTCTATTTTACAACTATTTTGTCGGACAGGCTAGAAATCTTGAGGGCGAAATGGACCGGTTTATATCTGAACTAACGGGGATTTTCCGCCTTGAGGCCTGCCGTGTATCTTCTCTCGAAAATCAGAATACCGATGCAAAATAA
- a CDS encoding biopolymer transporter ExbD, with translation MQNKRTRQPRLKFLAEMNITSLADVSFTLMIIFLIAGVSTALSRQQGIDLELPRTSRPQPQPQAGLVISVKADGQIFINTKSVSLTGFGKALAATLAQNEYHQVYLHADRRVDYGTIMEILGIIREQGITNIGLTALPK, from the coding sequence ATGCAAAATAAACGCACCCGTCAGCCTCGTCTTAAATTTCTTGCCGAAATGAACATTACTTCACTGGCTGATGTCAGTTTTACTCTGATGATCATCTTTCTGATCGCCGGTGTATCAACTGCTCTCAGCCGACAGCAGGGCATCGATCTCGAACTTCCCCGAACTTCCCGCCCTCAGCCCCAGCCGCAAGCAGGGCTGGTAATTTCTGTAAAAGCTGATGGTCAAATCTTCATCAACACCAAATCAGTCTCCCTTACCGGGTTCGGCAAGGCACTGGCAGCCACACTTGCCCAGAATGAATATCACCAGGTTTATCTTCACGCCGACCGCCGCGTCGACTACGGGACGATAATGGAGATTCTCGGTATCATCCGGGAACAGGGAATTACGAACATCGGCCTTACTGCGCTGCCAAAATAA
- a CDS encoding TonB family protein, whose translation MKRELLISFAGHIGILIFFGIVSGFRQQRRDSLRPSIITVQILRSHEPATGKSEPATQLLQTPPKPVTSKKTPEKAKNTPPPKTEVIRGAGLGAKIEGVSALGYNFYLQQMLERIASNWQDPYSGSARNIKTTVVFVIERSGLISEIKIENGSGDPLFDESCLRAVIITKKLPPLPDEFTAPRLKIHLEFER comes from the coding sequence ATGAAACGTGAGTTATTAATATCCTTTGCCGGTCATATCGGAATCCTAATTTTCTTCGGCATAGTCAGTGGCTTCCGGCAGCAACGCCGTGATTCACTGCGACCTTCAATAATTACAGTTCAGATCCTGCGTAGTCACGAACCGGCAACCGGAAAATCAGAGCCGGCAACGCAACTTCTGCAAACACCTCCCAAACCGGTGACATCAAAAAAGACGCCGGAAAAAGCGAAAAATACCCCTCCCCCGAAAACCGAAGTAATCCGGGGCGCGGGACTCGGTGCCAAAATTGAGGGAGTATCCGCCCTCGGATACAATTTTTATCTTCAGCAGATGCTGGAACGAATTGCCAGCAACTGGCAGGACCCTTATTCAGGCAGTGCAAGAAATATCAAAACAACCGTGGTTTTTGTTATTGAGCGCAGCGGACTTATTTCTGAGATTAAAATTGAAAACGGCTCGGGTGATCCCCTGTTTGACGAATCCTGTCTCCGGGCGGTGATCATCACAAAGAAATTGCCACCGCTTCCGGACGAATTCACTGCCCCACGGCTCAAAATCCATCTGGAATTTGAACGGTAA
- a CDS encoding LemA family protein: MITIIIAIIAGLLILLAIGSYNLLVSSRNRVKNGWHQIDVQLKRRIDLIPNLVETVKAYAAHEREVFEKIAEARTQAINARGPGEAARADSQLTSTLKTLFALVENYPDLKANQNFMRLQEELTHTENKIAFARQFYNDVVLDYNNRVQMFPTNIIAALFRFQPAEFYEIPETEREVPKVNF; this comes from the coding sequence ATGATCACAATAATAATTGCAATCATCGCAGGATTGCTGATTCTATTAGCAATCGGCAGCTACAATCTGCTGGTAAGCAGTCGGAACCGGGTTAAAAACGGCTGGCATCAGATTGATGTCCAGCTGAAACGCCGGATTGATCTCATCCCCAACCTTGTAGAAACAGTCAAAGCTTACGCTGCCCACGAGCGCGAGGTTTTTGAAAAAATTGCCGAAGCCAGAACCCAGGCAATTAACGCCCGCGGTCCCGGAGAGGCCGCCCGCGCCGACAGCCAGCTGACCTCTACACTGAAAACTCTCTTTGCGCTGGTCGAAAATTATCCGGACCTCAAGGCAAATCAGAACTTTATGCGGCTCCAGGAAGAACTCACTCATACTGAAAACAAAATTGCCTTTGCACGTCAGTTCTACAATGATGTCGTCCTGGACTACAACAACCGCGTTCAAATGTTCCCTACTAACATCATTGCCGCACTCTTCCGTTTCCAGCCTGCGGAATTTTATGAAATTCCTGAAACCGAAAGGGAAGTTCCCAAAGTTAATTTCTGA
- a CDS encoding M48 family metalloprotease gives MTGHAHLYQLISRNKLKSAVFIIAFSILLGFAGYTLGYLLNWGVEAYILVGIFIVLYNLLLYYTSDRLALAVNRARPASTDEYYELHNVVEEVALAAGIPKPRVYVVDDETPNAFATGRNPENASVAVTTGLLQQMNREELQGVIAHEVAHIRNYDILLMTIVAILGGLLILFRDIIFRWGIFAGTGRRRDSRRGSGQLGLILLLVGLVLALLSPILIILLRAAVSREREYLADATGAYIVRNPYGLANALRKIGSWTGRLKTASDATAHMFTANPFGKDRNTKNNLFATHPPLEERIKRLEQLTF, from the coding sequence ATGACCGGTCACGCCCATCTCTATCAGCTGATTAGCCGAAATAAACTTAAATCAGCGGTATTTATTATTGCCTTCAGTATTCTACTTGGATTTGCTGGTTATACACTTGGATACCTGCTGAACTGGGGTGTTGAAGCTTATATCCTAGTAGGCATCTTTATTGTATTATATAATCTGCTCCTGTATTACACATCGGACAGACTTGCGCTGGCGGTAAATCGTGCCCGGCCGGCCTCAACGGACGAATATTATGAGTTACACAATGTTGTTGAAGAGGTCGCACTGGCGGCCGGTATTCCCAAACCCCGCGTCTACGTCGTCGACGATGAAACACCTAATGCATTTGCCACCGGCCGTAACCCGGAAAATGCCTCAGTTGCAGTCACCACCGGACTGCTGCAACAAATGAACCGTGAAGAACTTCAGGGGGTAATAGCTCATGAAGTCGCTCACATACGCAACTATGACATTCTGCTGATGACCATCGTTGCCATACTGGGGGGACTGCTGATTCTGTTCCGCGACATCATATTTCGCTGGGGGATATTTGCTGGAACCGGCCGGCGCCGTGATTCACGACGGGGTAGCGGTCAACTGGGGTTAATCCTTCTGCTTGTCGGCCTTGTGCTGGCACTGCTCTCCCCGATACTGATTATCCTGCTGCGGGCAGCTGTTTCCCGAGAACGGGAATATCTCGCTGATGCCACCGGTGCCTATATCGTGCGCAATCCCTACGGCTTGGCTAATGCACTGCGCAAAATCGGCAGTTGGACAGGCAGGCTGAAAACTGCATCAGACGCTACAGCCCACATGTTTACTGCGAACCCCTTCGGCAAAGACCGCAATACGAAAAACAATCTCTTTGCCACCCACCCGCCCCTGGAAGAAAGAATTAAAAGACTGGAACAACTAACTTTTTGA